The window AGGTGGGAGGGAGTACGCCGTTGCTGTTGACGACTTGACCGGTCCAACTGTCCAAGTCCAGACTTTTGCTGGTGGCATCTGGGCTGCGAAAGATAGTTTCATCAGATGGACTATCGATCGGTAGCCATGAGACGATCGTGCGTGTCCATGTCCAGGGAAAGCTCCGGTGATCTTTGTAGAACGTGGTGTTTTCCCCACTTTTTCTGAGAGCTCTGGAACTGTGCTTGGGCCGAAATAATTGAATTGACAACAATTTATGGCCTCTTTGGAATGACAAATGTTACGCTGGTTACCTCATGTAGAGTGCTAATCAATCGCCTGTAATTGGTGGACCTAAACGCATCCCCTCTGGTATGAGAAACCATGTAGCGGTGATTCCTTCGTGATAAAGTGGGTCACATGTTTGATTACAGAAAGCCCAGCTTGAATGATGCAGATGGCCGGTGATTATTCGCGGCATGCATCATGCTTCATGCATGCCGCGAGCTGGCCAGCCTGTGGTCACTTCCGACTTTTTCGTGCAACTGTGAAGCCACAAACCAAAACCATTTTTCGCGAAACAATGCATCAATGGCAACTACTGTCGTTTCACAGGTCTCGGAAAAGTCTTAAAAGGATAGTCAAAGTGATTTGGCCACTCTCCCTTCTCCTTTCGATGCGAGCATTAGGCATTGATCCGGTTCATTGAACCGTGAACTTTTCTAATCTCTTATTAAACCACGAGGAACAAATGCCGAGTCCTCATATTTTTCGTAGGAATAGGATTGGCATACCATATTCGCAAGCTCACTATCACTCTATCAGACTCACCTGGTCAAAAGAAAGGGAAGAAAAATGCTGATTAGACTTGGTAAATTCATCTGGAATCCCAGCTCTAAAATCTCCGGTAAGTAATGCGCCTTTAACATCTTGGCATCCGGTCACACTAAGCGACGACAGGTCAGATGctagtttctttttttatacATTGGCGGTCACGTGGTTTGATAGAggtgctagttttttttattatagccTCCACTATAGTTTTGTAATTTTTCTCTTACTATATCAATATAAAATTATACGTGATATTATTTGTTTTGAATAGTGTTTATATCAAATATAGTACAAAATTGGTTACAAAGTATGACTTGAATTGTAATACTCcctcgccaaaaaaaaaaaccaatccagGAGGCGGTGTGACaagtctagattcgttgtattagaagTGGTTACATCCCCTCTTAGGTTggatttttatgggacggagagtgTAGGTATTTAGAATAGCAGTAGAGTTGGATTTCTTATCCTAGTCtatctcttaaatagagaggcaCTACATATTATAACAGTACGATCATTGTAACATAGGCGAGCGAACGATTAGCCCTGACATAACTTAACAAGAATTGTCGataccttcttttttttaacgaatcaACGAGCGCCAATTTTATTGAATAGAGAAGGAGAACTTTACAAagcgaaaggaaaaaaagaaaggagctAAGACCTTTGGTCCGAGCTAACTAAAAGAAAGCCACCTATTAAGACTTCTCGCTCCTGCTAAGGCCCAAGTTTTGGCCTCTTCCTTGATCTTGGCTAAAAGGGAGGTAGCTGAAAGCTCCTTCTGTTGGAAGGTTCTGCGATTCCTTTCGTTCCATATCTCCCAGGCGACCAACAACATCAAAATGCAGAGTGCCTTCTTAGGTGTCTCTTGTATTTTTGCGGTAGCCTCCCACCAATCTAGCACCGTTGAAGTTTGCCGCCATAGGCTAGGATTTATTTGCTCGCACGTCGCCCACTACGCTAGTGCCGCCCAGACTCTTTTTGTGTATCTACATTCTGCGAGGAGGTGCATAGCTATTTTCTGGATCCGACGACATAAGGGGCAGATGGAACCGTTTGGCCAACCTCTTGTCGCCAGCTTGTCAGAGGTCCAGACTCTGTTTTGGATGATTAGCCAGGCGAAGGTCTTACACTTACGCGGTGCCCAGGCTTTTCCAGATTAGCCTGTTGAAGTTGGTAGCGGTGGTTCCAAGAAGTTGCGCGTTATATGCCGATGCTGCTGTGTACTCGTCGTGGTTAGTAAGCTTCCATGTTATATTGTCCTCCTCGTGCTCTACCAGGTGTATAGCCTGAACGGCGCTCCAAACCCCGACAAGTTGATCAATCAGGTCTGTCGTCCATCCCGCAGTCCCTGGCAGGTCCAAGTCAAGAAGCCATTGGTTCGCTTGCGAAGGATGATGCTATTTTTTAAGGACCGTCCATAATCAATGCTCTGGGATGTAGTTTGACAAATATCGTGTCGGTGCTGTTAGCAAGTTTGGAACTTATATGATATTCTTTCACATTGACCCCCATGTCATTGTCAATGTCTCTTTTACAACAATAAACCTATGCATGTTTTTCATATTACCACGGCTCTTCCTATGTGAAGGATTTGGGTATAAAAATGAAGATGCCTTTAGAAAGACAAAGGCTGCGTTCGTTTCAGCctcttcccaacccctctccctcgttttctgcATGCACgctttttcaaactgctaaacgatgcatttttttgcaaaaagtttctatacgaaagttgcttaaaaaatcaaattaatccattttttttaaaaaaatagctaatacttaattaatcacacgctaatggatcgctccctTTTTCGTGCGgaggagatgggttcccaacccctattaacgaacacagcctaaggagAAACTACACCTGAACTGAAACTCGCATTTCGCTTCAAGTAGTCCTGCTATGTATGAGCATGGTGGATGCAACACAATGAGATACGTGGAAAGCAGATCCTATGACTTAACTACACATATAGTTGAGTCACTGATACGTGGGTTCCACTTTAGTAAGGTCCATATATCAGTGGCTCAACTGCACAATAGTTAAATTAGATAATCCTTTTCCGTACGTAAATgcaagccttttcttttttcccggAGAAGAGGGGAGATGAAGGCACTAGCCGTGGAACGAACTGAACAGGTCTAACAACCATTCAACCAAGAGGTTAGGCGGCAGATTCAGAACAGTGGCGGAAAATGAGCAGGGGGAGCACAGGGACCCCAACAAGGCACTTAAATGCGACAGCAACCTAGAGGGCCCTGCTTGTCGCTGGATATGCTCCACCGGTCCACATCAAATCCCACATTAGCGCATAATGCCCTGCACCAAACGTAGGGCCACCAACCCCTTCGCAATATTTTCTCCATCAGATGTTCAGAACGAATGAACTAATCCAATCAGTCAGTTAATAGTACAGCGCGGACAGACACATTTTCTACTTGAAGAACTACATATACAAGTCAACAATTCCGTTTATGTCCATTTGTTGCCTCTAATATGTGTATAGAATGAACCTTAATCTGATTATGAACCATTTCATGCGAAATCATCTAGTTTCATGCTTGGTTAGAACTAGCTCAGCTGATCTCCATGAATCTACGGTACTGTGCATTCGTCCGTCTCCATGATTACAGCTAGAGTCACTAGCTTATTGGTGCCATCTCCACGTAAGCGACCTCATCAGGTACTAGTACTAATTGGCGGCACACAGCTCTAACGGCCGACATGTCTTATCAAATCAGCAACCGCTGATAGGGAGTGAGGCCTCGTCACCCATGCGTTTCTGTGGCTTCGACTCGGCCAGGCGAAAGCGAAAGCGGCTCTTCTGGTCGCTGTGCTAAACGATTTTTGGAGCAGTAGATTAGACAGCAGTGTGCTCTCCATTTAGTTGTGCACAAAGTTCCAATTTGACGTATAGGTAAAAAGAAGAGTGAATTTACAGCAAAAAGACTGGAGTAATTAGTAGTAGGAGATTAATCATTCCAAAGTAGTAGTCAGCAATACCACGACACGAACAAAACAAGGTCGATCTCTTGTCAGAATCGGCGTCCGTTTTACAAGGGTCAGCGCAGCGCAGCCAACCAAAACTCCCACAATCCCCTCCCAAAACCGAACCGTTTCTGTGACCTGAACTGGATCCTGTGTCCCCCCAAGCTTTGTACTTGTACTTGCTTTTGGTGCTCTTTTGTGACTCACCATTgtcctagctaagctagctaccaTCCTGTCCTCCCCTTGACTCGTTTGACTCCCTTCCAATCCCCCTCCTCCCAAATTCTACTTCAAGAaatacagaaaagaaaagaaaaatcaaagagTCCTGACTTTGCAAACAGTGTACCAGCTCTGTCTTCTTCTCCCCTCTTCTTAACATGGCTGGTTGTCAGGAGCAGGAATTTACATGCATGCAACTCGATTACAGCCCAAGCAAGATGTAGTAGACGAGGGTGATAGGCAAGGCGATGAGCATGCCAAAGATGACACTGCGAGCAGGAGCAAAGGCAAAAAATGTCAGTGGCCCGTCGATTCAGGACAGAGTGCAAACTGAGAGAGAATCTAGTACTTACGCTGTGCTGAGAATGCTAGGGTGCACGCTGTACTCCTTGGCGAAGACGAAGGGGACAATGCCCTGGGGCAGAGCTGCCTGTTCGTTCGTTCGGTTTGGACCAAACAAAAGAACAACAGAGAGAAAAAGGTTAGCCAAAGCAAAAGGCTTTCGTGCTGGCCAAACGTAGAAAGTGCCGCGGCCGTGGAGAGCAAAAGGCAGGAGAGAAAGCAGACGCGAACGAGCACGAGGGGCTGGGAGAAAAGAACGACGCTGGCTGGCTGCGCGCGGTAGGTTGCATGCCCACCCACACGGAGACCTTTATTTTCGGTGTGTGACTGTGCGTGTGACAGTGTGTGCGTATGGCTGTTCTTTTCCGTTCCGGTTTACCTGGACAATGGCGACGTGCAGGAGCGTGCCACGGAGTCCGACGGCgaaggacgccgccgccatcacggCCGGCCCGGCCAGGAACCGCACCGCCATGGCGTACGTCGCCACCTTGTTCCCGCACGCGATGATGTGCGGCTGCAGCGCCATGAACAGACCTGCATGCATGGCGAGATCGCAAACTCAGGGGAACAGCTCGTGACACTGCCGGGGGTGAGGTGAGGTTAGCATGGAAACAAGAGAATACCGACCGAGACTGAACATGGCCATGCCGAGCCCCGCGTCCGACAGGATCGAGATGGATTTCAGGACGATGGCCGGCATCTCGAAGTTCCACCTGCAACGCCAAAACGAGACGAACGCCTTGTCAGAACCAGACCACCACACCGCACCACCACAGCACGTACGAGCAGATGGGTTTGGGTTTGCGAGAAGCCCGGGGTGTACGCACCTGAAGCAGACGAGGGACCAGATGAGGCCGATGAGGCTGGAGTAGGTGTTCGGGTTGCGGATGAGCTTGCGCCACACCATGATCAGGATGAGGCGGGTCATCACGCTCGTCGGCGGcatcgccgtcggcgccgccatggccttgctggggtcggcgcccgccgccgccgccgccttctcgtcCCCTGCCTCCGCGTCCCTGTCCATGACGCCCCTGTTCCCGAAGCTGAAATCGTCCCGCTCCACGTAGTCCTCCCTGTCCTTCGCTCCATCCACTGACGTAAAAGAAATATACGAGTCAGTACAAATTAGCCCAAGAAATGCTCCCCAAATCAGGCAAATAGTACACGGTGAAGATAAAAGATTGCTACTTTTGCGGGGGGACTTGACTGCCGCGGCGTCGTTGTAGtctggcgcgccgccgccgaagacgtCGGACACGGGCGACGCGCTGGAGCTCCAGACGAACATGTGGAGGTCCTCGCCCTTGGCCTGCCCGTTCGTGGCCGCCTTCTTGGCGCCCTTGGGCGCCGACGACACGGCCGGGTTCGGCGCCGGGTAGTGGCCCGCCATGGGCGCCGCATTCGACGCCGGGAGCGGGTACTTGGGCTTGGACGCGTCGTCCTCGTAGTTGGACgggcgcggcgtggcgccggTGCGGACGCCGAACGCGTCGGCCGCGCCGAAGTTGGAGCTGCGGCCCACCATGGAGTAGAAGTCGGTGTGGTTGAAGCTTGAACCCCTCGGCGTCGGGTTCCGCGACGACTGCAGCGAGTAGATCTCGGCGTTGGTGAGGTTGCTCGGCCGCGGCGTGGTGCTGGAGAAGCCCATGGAGCGGCGGGAGTAGATGTCCGAGCGAGACGCGTTGGAGCGGCGCACGGTGACGTGTATCCTGCCGTCCTCCTTCACCTCCGTCTCCGTCTCGATGGCGTCCCTCCTGCCGTCCAGCGACACGACGTCCGGGTCGACGACGATGGAGGCGATGTTGGCGGCGGTGTCCGGGAACTGCTCGGTGATGAGCATCCGGGCGCCGCGGTACTCGAACATGAAGAGCATGAGCGTGTACCAGATGATGCACTGCAGCACGACGATCTGCACCATGAGGCTGCCGGAGAACTCCCCGTACATGCCCTTGAGCAAAGGGATCCCCATGACGAGCGTGTTGGGCAGcgtggagagggagaagagcgTGATGGTCCACTCGAGGCTCCCCCGGCGGCTGAGGTGGCTCCACGCCGTGAGCATGGCCAGCACCATCAGCTTCTGCAGCGTGTCGGCGGCGATGAACCGGAGGTTCATCGTGTACGGGTTGTTGGTGGAGATGAAGTGGAACGACAGCAGCGGCACGGCGAAGAGCGCCACGAAGCGGTTGATCCCGGAGCACTGGTCCGGCGTGAAGATGCGCCACCACTTCACCGACCCGTACGCCAGTATCATCGCCACGTACAACGGCACCATCGCCGTCATCACGTGGTAGAAGTCCGCCGCCGTAATCATCTTCGCCCCCcctcttccctcctcctcctcttcctctcttgcTTCGAGCTCAGCTCAGCGCTCACTCGGTGGCACTATTTcacagctcagctcagctcagcgagaggaggcggcggaggaggagcattTGATTGGGTGTGTGCGCGTGCGAGTAGGATCGGTCGATGGGTAGCGCGGTTTTATTTAGGCGAGATGGCAGCGCGGCCCGAGCTCGGTTTGGACCATCCCTTGTTTGCTTGCCTTTATCTATCGCGATGCGCTGTGCTGGTAGTACTATCTGCGTTCTGCAACCCGTATGCGGTATGTATCCCAACCCAGATCGAGCGAGACCGCCCGGCGACCGGGTTGGTGACAGCCGCCGAGCCGTCACGCGCGCGTGGATGGATCGAGCTGTTGTTCATGGGGCTCGTACATAGATACGCCCCCGCCCGGGTCGGACAGGGCTTTTGCCGGCTGATTCGCGTGGTGTactactattgaaaagtactaTACGGTATTTGCGTACACTATGCATGGTCCATACCGACGTACTAATAGTCCACGCCATGTTAGGAAATACGAACAAAAATTACAAGACTGTGTCATGCATTCCTGTCGCTGTGGCTCAAactattcagaatttcagatcagttg of the Oryza sativa Japonica Group chromosome 2, ASM3414082v1 genome contains:
- the PIN1A gene encoding auxin efflux carrier component 1a codes for the protein MITAADFYHVMTAMVPLYVAMILAYGSVKWWRIFTPDQCSGINRFVALFAVPLLSFHFISTNNPYTMNLRFIAADTLQKLMVLAMLTAWSHLSRRGSLEWTITLFSLSTLPNTLVMGIPLLKGMYGEFSGSLMVQIVVLQCIIWYTLMLFMFEYRGARMLITEQFPDTAANIASIVVDPDVVSLDGRRDAIETETEVKEDGRIHVTVRRSNASRSDIYSRRSMGFSSTTPRPSNLTNAEIYSLQSSRNPTPRGSSFNHTDFYSMVGRSSNFGAADAFGVRTGATPRPSNYEDDASKPKYPLPASNAAPMAGHYPAPNPAVSSAPKGAKKAATNGQAKGEDLHMFVWSSSASPVSDVFGGGAPDYNDAAAVKSPRKMDGAKDREDYVERDDFSFGNRGVMDRDAEAGDEKAAAAAGADPSKAMAAPTAMPPTSVMTRLILIMVWRKLIRNPNTYSSLIGLIWSLVCFRWNFEMPAIVLKSISILSDAGLGMAMFSLGLFMALQPHIIACGNKVATYAMAVRFLAGPAVMAAASFAVGLRGTLLHVAIVQAALPQGIVPFVFAKEYSVHPSILSTAVIFGMLIALPITLVYYILLGL